The following are encoded in a window of Microcaecilia unicolor chromosome 14, aMicUni1.1, whole genome shotgun sequence genomic DNA:
- the LOC115456963 gene encoding heterogeneous nuclear ribonucleoprotein C-like isoform X4 has translation MMPGFLTVDYSAATRPLTVGMASNVTNKTDPRSLNSRVFIGNLNTLVVKKSDVETIFSKYGKIVGCSVHKGFAFVQYANERNARTAVAGEDGRMIAGQVLDINLAAEPKLNRGKAGVKRSAADMYGSSFDLDYDFQRDYYERMYSYPAARVPPPPPIARAVVPSKRQRVSGNTSRRGKSGFNSKSSQRGSSSKSGKLKGDDLQTIKKELSQIKQKVDSLLESLERIDREQNKQLEMKTDDEQSGKKEEIHVKMQSEEGVDSGEEGDLMDDDEEQGIETPEARKDDKEAEEGEDDGDSANGEDDC, from the exons GTGCTGCCACCCGTCCACTTACCGTCGGTATGGCCAGCAATGTGACGAACAAGACAGACCCGCGCTCACTGAACTCACGGGTCTTCATTGGCAATCTGAACACATTGGTGGTTAAGAAGAGCGATGTCGAGACTATTTTTTCTAAGTATGGCAAGATCGTGGGATGCTCGGTGCACAAGGGCTTTGCCTTCGTGCAGTACGCCAACGAGCGCAATGCCCGCACTGCTGTGGCTGGTGAAGATGGCCGCATGATTGCTGGACAAGTCCTGG ACATTAATCTGGCAGCCGAGCCCAAATTGAATCGCGGCAAGGCGGGAGTAAAGAGGTCTGCAGCAGATATGTACGG TTCTTCTTTTGACCTGGACTATGATTTTCAGCGGGATTATTATGAAAG GATGTACAGCTACCCAGCAGCACGTGTGCCTCCACCTCCTCCCATTGCCCGAGCTGTGGTACCGTCAAAGCGCCAGCGAGTGTCGGGAAACACCTCCCGTCGAGGGAAGAGTGGTTTCAACTCTAAGAGCAGCCAAAGAGGATCCTCCTCTAAGTCTGGGAAGT TGAAAGGTGATGACCTGCAGACCATCAAAAAGGAGCTGAGCCAAATCAAGCAGAAAGTGGATTCTCTGTTGGAGAGCCTAGAGAGGATCGACAGGGAGCAGAACAAACAATTGG AGATGAAGACAGATGATGAGCAATCAGGAAAGAAGGAGGAGATACATGTGAAGATGCAGTCTGAGGAGGGTGTGGACTCTGGTGAGGAGGGAGACTTGATGGATGACGACGAGGAGCAGGGTATAGAAACG CCGGAGGCCAGAAAGGACGATAAGGAAGCGGAGGAAGGCGAGGACGACGGGGACAGCGCCAACGGAGAAGACGACTGTTAG
- the LOC115456963 gene encoding heterogeneous nuclear ribonucleoproteins C1/C2-like isoform X3 — MSAATRPLTVGMASNVTNKTDPRSLNSRVFIGNLNTLVVKKSDVETIFSKYGKIVGCSVHKGFAFVQYANERNARTAVAGEDGRMIAGQVLDINLAAEPKLNRGKAGVKRSAADMYGSSFDLDYDFQRDYYERMYSYPAARVPPPPPIARAVVPSKRQRVSGNTSRRGKSGFNSKSSQRGSSSKSGKLKGDDLQTIKKELSQIKQKVDSLLESLERIDREQNKQLEMKTDDEQSGKKEEIHVKMQSEEGVDSGEEGDLMDDDEEQGIETI, encoded by the exons ATGA GTGCTGCCACCCGTCCACTTACCGTCGGTATGGCCAGCAATGTGACGAACAAGACAGACCCGCGCTCACTGAACTCACGGGTCTTCATTGGCAATCTGAACACATTGGTGGTTAAGAAGAGCGATGTCGAGACTATTTTTTCTAAGTATGGCAAGATCGTGGGATGCTCGGTGCACAAGGGCTTTGCCTTCGTGCAGTACGCCAACGAGCGCAATGCCCGCACTGCTGTGGCTGGTGAAGATGGCCGCATGATTGCTGGACAAGTCCTGG ACATTAATCTGGCAGCCGAGCCCAAATTGAATCGCGGCAAGGCGGGAGTAAAGAGGTCTGCAGCAGATATGTACGG TTCTTCTTTTGACCTGGACTATGATTTTCAGCGGGATTATTATGAAAG GATGTACAGCTACCCAGCAGCACGTGTGCCTCCACCTCCTCCCATTGCCCGAGCTGTGGTACCGTCAAAGCGCCAGCGAGTGTCGGGAAACACCTCCCGTCGAGGGAAGAGTGGTTTCAACTCTAAGAGCAGCCAAAGAGGATCCTCCTCTAAGTCTGGGAAGT TGAAAGGTGATGACCTGCAGACCATCAAAAAGGAGCTGAGCCAAATCAAGCAGAAAGTGGATTCTCTGTTGGAGAGCCTAGAGAGGATCGACAGGGAGCAGAACAAACAATTGG AGATGAAGACAGATGATGAGCAATCAGGAAAGAAGGAGGAGATACATGTGAAGATGCAGTCTGAGGAGGGTGTGGACTCTGGTGAGGAGGGAGACTTGATGGATGACGACGAGGAGCAGGGTATAGAAACG ATCTGA
- the LOC115456963 gene encoding heterogeneous nuclear ribonucleoprotein C-like isoform X5, giving the protein MASNVTNKTDPRSLNSRVFIGNLNTLVVKKSDVETIFSKYGKIVGCSVHKGFAFVQYANERNARTAVAGEDGRMIAGQVLDINLAAEPKLNRGKAGVKRSAADMYGSSFDLDYDFQRDYYERMYSYPAARVPPPPPIARAVVPSKRQRVSGNTSRRGKSGFNSKSSQRGSSSKSGKLKGDDLQTIKKELSQIKQKVDSLLESLERIDREQNKQLEMKTDDEQSGKKEEIHVKMQSEEGVDSGEEGDLMDDDEEQGIETPEARKDDKEAEEGEDDGDSANGEDDC; this is encoded by the exons ATGGCCAGCAATGTGACGAACAAGACAGACCCGCGCTCACTGAACTCACGGGTCTTCATTGGCAATCTGAACACATTGGTGGTTAAGAAGAGCGATGTCGAGACTATTTTTTCTAAGTATGGCAAGATCGTGGGATGCTCGGTGCACAAGGGCTTTGCCTTCGTGCAGTACGCCAACGAGCGCAATGCCCGCACTGCTGTGGCTGGTGAAGATGGCCGCATGATTGCTGGACAAGTCCTGG ACATTAATCTGGCAGCCGAGCCCAAATTGAATCGCGGCAAGGCGGGAGTAAAGAGGTCTGCAGCAGATATGTACGG TTCTTCTTTTGACCTGGACTATGATTTTCAGCGGGATTATTATGAAAG GATGTACAGCTACCCAGCAGCACGTGTGCCTCCACCTCCTCCCATTGCCCGAGCTGTGGTACCGTCAAAGCGCCAGCGAGTGTCGGGAAACACCTCCCGTCGAGGGAAGAGTGGTTTCAACTCTAAGAGCAGCCAAAGAGGATCCTCCTCTAAGTCTGGGAAGT TGAAAGGTGATGACCTGCAGACCATCAAAAAGGAGCTGAGCCAAATCAAGCAGAAAGTGGATTCTCTGTTGGAGAGCCTAGAGAGGATCGACAGGGAGCAGAACAAACAATTGG AGATGAAGACAGATGATGAGCAATCAGGAAAGAAGGAGGAGATACATGTGAAGATGCAGTCTGAGGAGGGTGTGGACTCTGGTGAGGAGGGAGACTTGATGGATGACGACGAGGAGCAGGGTATAGAAACG CCGGAGGCCAGAAAGGACGATAAGGAAGCGGAGGAAGGCGAGGACGACGGGGACAGCGCCAACGGAGAAGACGACTGTTAG
- the LOC115456963 gene encoding heterogeneous nuclear ribonucleoprotein C-like isoform X2 has translation MSAATRPLTVGMASNVTNKTDPRSLNSRVFIGNLNTLVVKKSDVETIFSKYGKIVGCSVHKGFAFVQYANERNARTAVAGEDGRMIAGQVLDINLAAEPKLNRGKAGVKRSAADMYGSSFDLDYDFQRDYYESYPAARVPPPPPIARAVVPSKRQRVSGNTSRRGKSGFNSKSSQRGSSSKSGKLKGDDLQTIKKELSQIKQKVDSLLESLERIDREQNKQLEMKTDDEQSGKKEEIHVKMQSEEGVDSGEEGDLMDDDEEQGIETPEARKDDKEAEEGEDDGDSANGEDDC, from the exons ATGA GTGCTGCCACCCGTCCACTTACCGTCGGTATGGCCAGCAATGTGACGAACAAGACAGACCCGCGCTCACTGAACTCACGGGTCTTCATTGGCAATCTGAACACATTGGTGGTTAAGAAGAGCGATGTCGAGACTATTTTTTCTAAGTATGGCAAGATCGTGGGATGCTCGGTGCACAAGGGCTTTGCCTTCGTGCAGTACGCCAACGAGCGCAATGCCCGCACTGCTGTGGCTGGTGAAGATGGCCGCATGATTGCTGGACAAGTCCTGG ACATTAATCTGGCAGCCGAGCCCAAATTGAATCGCGGCAAGGCGGGAGTAAAGAGGTCTGCAGCAGATATGTACGG TTCTTCTTTTGACCTGGACTATGATTTTCAGCGGGATTATTATGAAAG CTACCCAGCAGCACGTGTGCCTCCACCTCCTCCCATTGCCCGAGCTGTGGTACCGTCAAAGCGCCAGCGAGTGTCGGGAAACACCTCCCGTCGAGGGAAGAGTGGTTTCAACTCTAAGAGCAGCCAAAGAGGATCCTCCTCTAAGTCTGGGAAGT TGAAAGGTGATGACCTGCAGACCATCAAAAAGGAGCTGAGCCAAATCAAGCAGAAAGTGGATTCTCTGTTGGAGAGCCTAGAGAGGATCGACAGGGAGCAGAACAAACAATTGG AGATGAAGACAGATGATGAGCAATCAGGAAAGAAGGAGGAGATACATGTGAAGATGCAGTCTGAGGAGGGTGTGGACTCTGGTGAGGAGGGAGACTTGATGGATGACGACGAGGAGCAGGGTATAGAAACG CCGGAGGCCAGAAAGGACGATAAGGAAGCGGAGGAAGGCGAGGACGACGGGGACAGCGCCAACGGAGAAGACGACTGTTAG
- the LOC115456963 gene encoding heterogeneous nuclear ribonucleoprotein C-like isoform X1 codes for MSAATRPLTVGMASNVTNKTDPRSLNSRVFIGNLNTLVVKKSDVETIFSKYGKIVGCSVHKGFAFVQYANERNARTAVAGEDGRMIAGQVLDINLAAEPKLNRGKAGVKRSAADMYGSSFDLDYDFQRDYYERMYSYPAARVPPPPPIARAVVPSKRQRVSGNTSRRGKSGFNSKSSQRGSSSKSGKLKGDDLQTIKKELSQIKQKVDSLLESLERIDREQNKQLEMKTDDEQSGKKEEIHVKMQSEEGVDSGEEGDLMDDDEEQGIETPEARKDDKEAEEGEDDGDSANGEDDC; via the exons ATGA GTGCTGCCACCCGTCCACTTACCGTCGGTATGGCCAGCAATGTGACGAACAAGACAGACCCGCGCTCACTGAACTCACGGGTCTTCATTGGCAATCTGAACACATTGGTGGTTAAGAAGAGCGATGTCGAGACTATTTTTTCTAAGTATGGCAAGATCGTGGGATGCTCGGTGCACAAGGGCTTTGCCTTCGTGCAGTACGCCAACGAGCGCAATGCCCGCACTGCTGTGGCTGGTGAAGATGGCCGCATGATTGCTGGACAAGTCCTGG ACATTAATCTGGCAGCCGAGCCCAAATTGAATCGCGGCAAGGCGGGAGTAAAGAGGTCTGCAGCAGATATGTACGG TTCTTCTTTTGACCTGGACTATGATTTTCAGCGGGATTATTATGAAAG GATGTACAGCTACCCAGCAGCACGTGTGCCTCCACCTCCTCCCATTGCCCGAGCTGTGGTACCGTCAAAGCGCCAGCGAGTGTCGGGAAACACCTCCCGTCGAGGGAAGAGTGGTTTCAACTCTAAGAGCAGCCAAAGAGGATCCTCCTCTAAGTCTGGGAAGT TGAAAGGTGATGACCTGCAGACCATCAAAAAGGAGCTGAGCCAAATCAAGCAGAAAGTGGATTCTCTGTTGGAGAGCCTAGAGAGGATCGACAGGGAGCAGAACAAACAATTGG AGATGAAGACAGATGATGAGCAATCAGGAAAGAAGGAGGAGATACATGTGAAGATGCAGTCTGAGGAGGGTGTGGACTCTGGTGAGGAGGGAGACTTGATGGATGACGACGAGGAGCAGGGTATAGAAACG CCGGAGGCCAGAAAGGACGATAAGGAAGCGGAGGAAGGCGAGGACGACGGGGACAGCGCCAACGGAGAAGACGACTGTTAG